The Streptomyces sp. NBC_00691 genome has a segment encoding these proteins:
- a CDS encoding lysophospholipid acyltransferase family protein has product MADAKVIPFDDDRSRARRRHGGRADGEAAAVRALPGPQQGPQEPEEVLEGPAPGEAGEAPGADVGASAGAGGWDRRIAGGLAFLRRRITGDYEVDEFGYDEELTDQVLMSMLRPLYEKYFRVEVKGVENIPAEGGALIVANHSGTLPLDGLMMQVAVHDHHPAGRHLRLLAADLVFVLPVVNELARKAGHTLACAEDAERLLRSGEIVGVMPEGFKGIGKPFGERYKLQRFGRGGFVSTALRAGVPIVPCSIVGAEEIYPMIGNAKTLARVLGFPYFPLTPTFPWLGPLGALPLPTKWTIQFGEPIPTDSYAPEAAEDPMLMFNLTDQVREQIQHTLYKLLVQRRSVFF; this is encoded by the coding sequence ATGGCGGACGCCAAGGTCATTCCGTTCGACGACGACCGGTCGCGGGCCCGGCGACGGCACGGCGGCCGTGCCGACGGCGAGGCGGCGGCCGTACGGGCCCTCCCGGGGCCCCAGCAGGGCCCCCAGGAGCCGGAGGAGGTCCTGGAGGGCCCGGCTCCCGGCGAGGCCGGGGAGGCGCCTGGTGCCGACGTGGGGGCCTCGGCGGGAGCCGGTGGCTGGGATCGGCGGATCGCGGGCGGGCTCGCGTTCCTGCGGCGCCGGATCACCGGCGACTACGAGGTCGACGAGTTCGGCTACGACGAGGAGCTCACCGACCAGGTCCTGATGTCGATGCTCCGCCCGTTGTACGAGAAGTACTTCCGGGTCGAGGTGAAGGGCGTCGAGAACATCCCGGCCGAGGGCGGGGCGCTCATCGTCGCCAACCATTCGGGGACCCTGCCGCTGGACGGGCTGATGATGCAGGTCGCCGTCCACGACCACCATCCGGCAGGGCGGCATCTGCGGCTCCTCGCAGCCGATCTGGTCTTCGTGCTGCCGGTCGTCAACGAGCTGGCCCGCAAGGCCGGGCACACCCTGGCCTGTGCGGAGGACGCGGAGCGGCTGCTGCGCTCCGGGGAGATCGTCGGCGTGATGCCGGAGGGCTTCAAGGGGATCGGGAAGCCCTTCGGGGAGCGGTACAAGCTCCAGCGCTTCGGTCGGGGCGGCTTCGTGTCGACGGCGCTGCGGGCCGGGGTGCCGATCGTGCCCTGCTCGATCGTCGGGGCCGAGGAGATATACCCGATGATCGGGAACGCCAAGACGCTGGCGCGGGTGCTCGGCTTCCCGTACTTCCCGCTCACCCCGACCTTCCCCTGGCTGGGGCCGCTCGGGGCGCTGCCGCTGCCGACGAAGTGGACGATCCAGTTCGGTGAGCCGATCCCGACGGATTCCTACGCGCCGGAGGCGGCGGAGGACCCGATGCTGATGTTCAACCTGACGGATCAGGTGCGGGAGCAGATCCAGCACACGCTCTACAAGCTGCTGGTGCAGCGGCGGTCGGTCTTCTTCTGA
- a CDS encoding NAD-dependent epimerase/dehydratase family protein: MGKVVLVTGAARHLGGRFVRRIQRDPEVDRVIAVDAVDPAHQLGAAEFVRADIRRPEIAKVLAEHDVDTVVHLDVTGTALGGGGRTSVKETNVIGTLQLLGACQKSPRINRLVIKSSTSVYGSAPRDPAVFTETTAAKSLPSGGFAKDAVEVEGYVRGFARRRPDVAVCVLRFANILGPRIDSPLAEYLALPVLPTVLGYDPRLQFVHEDDVIDVLRLAAHEPRRATQNSGTFNVAGDGVLLLSQCARRLGRPTVPVLLPAVTWVGTALRTVGITDFAPEQIRLLTHGRVVSTVQTREVLGFSPRFTTAEALADFARGRGPGLLPPEMLAGAVDRIAVRLGPPVARPADPVPAGPPAHDVRPVHPVHDGA, from the coding sequence TTGGGCAAGGTCGTGCTCGTCACCGGTGCCGCCCGGCATCTCGGGGGCCGCTTCGTGCGGCGGATCCAGCGGGATCCGGAGGTGGACCGGGTGATCGCGGTGGACGCGGTCGACCCGGCGCACCAGCTCGGCGCCGCCGAGTTCGTACGGGCGGACATCCGCCGGCCGGAGATCGCGAAGGTTCTCGCCGAGCACGACGTCGACACGGTGGTCCATCTGGACGTCACCGGTACGGCGCTCGGCGGCGGAGGGCGTACGTCGGTCAAGGAGACCAACGTCATCGGCACGCTGCAGCTCCTCGGCGCGTGCCAGAAGTCGCCGCGGATCAACCGGCTCGTGATCAAGTCCAGTACCAGCGTCTACGGCTCCGCACCCCGCGACCCGGCGGTCTTCACCGAGACGACGGCCGCGAAGTCGCTGCCCAGCGGGGGCTTCGCGAAGGACGCCGTCGAGGTCGAGGGGTACGTGCGAGGGTTCGCCCGGCGCCGCCCGGACGTGGCCGTGTGCGTGCTGCGGTTCGCGAACATCCTCGGCCCCCGGATCGATTCGCCGCTCGCCGAGTACCTCGCGCTGCCGGTGCTGCCGACCGTCCTCGGCTACGACCCGCGGCTGCAGTTCGTCCACGAGGACGACGTCATCGACGTGCTGCGCCTGGCGGCGCACGAGCCCCGCAGGGCCACCCAGAACAGCGGCACCTTCAACGTCGCCGGTGACGGGGTGCTGCTGCTCTCCCAGTGCGCGCGGAGACTCGGGCGGCCCACCGTGCCGGTGCTGCTGCCGGCCGTCACCTGGGTGGGGACGGCGCTGCGGACCGTCGGGATCACCGACTTCGCTCCCGAGCAGATCCGGCTGCTCACCCACGGCCGGGTCGTGTCGACGGTGCAGACGCGTGAGGTCCTCGGCTTCTCGCCGCGCTTCACCACGGCAGAGGCCCTGGCGGACTTCGCCCGCGGCCGGGGGCCGGGACTGCTGCCGCCGGAGATGCTGGCCGGGGCGGTGGACCGGATCGCGGTGCGGCTGGGCCCACCGGTCGCGCGGCCGGCCGACCCCGTGCCCGCCGGGCCCCCCGCACACGATGTACGCCCTGTTCACCCTGTTCACGACGGCGCCTGA
- a CDS encoding 30S ribosomal protein bS22: protein MGSVIKKRRKRMAKKKHRKLLKRTRVQRRNKK from the coding sequence GTGGGCTCTGTTATCAAGAAGCGGCGTAAGCGGATGGCCAAGAAGAAGCACCGCAAGCTGCTCAAGCGCACGCGCGTTCAGCGTCGCAACAAGAAGTAA
- a CDS encoding helix-turn-helix domain-containing protein codes for MAAGERPLNEVKFLTVAEVASVMRVSKMTVYRLVHSGHLPAIRVGRSFRVPEQAVHEYLRESFVGVGTA; via the coding sequence ATGGCTGCTGGCGAACGACCTCTCAACGAGGTCAAGTTTCTGACCGTGGCGGAAGTCGCCTCGGTGATGCGCGTGTCCAAGATGACCGTGTACCGCTTGGTGCACAGTGGTCATCTGCCGGCGATCCGGGTGGGCAGGTCCTTCCGGGTGCCGGAACAGGCGGTTCACGAGTACCTGCGGGAGTCCTTCGTGGGGGTGGGGACCGCGTAG